The Setaria viridis chromosome 6, Setaria_viridis_v4.0, whole genome shotgun sequence genome includes the window TTTGGTTTCGTGCCACAAGTTACTATGTTTGCTTGATCTAGCAAGATTAATCTGAAAGAGTGATTAGATAAATTACCATGTCAATACTTTAGTTCCAGCTAGTATGTGTACTTGTGGTTATGTTATTTATATCGctcctcctttttccctttgtcgttttcttccttgatgaGTTTGTTACTTGTGGTTCACAGAGGTTGTTATGGAGGGCTCAGGTTTTCCTTGATCCAATTTCATATCGATCAGGTAATGACCAGCTGTAGATCTGAATCATCCCACTCTTTTTAGGTTTGTTTGGTCTATATTGCCCACAGCCTTACTAAAATAATTGTTGCACTGTCTAATGTCGTTCTGTATACATCTTAAAAGAACTTCTTTTGTGCATAGGTTAACTGCCTGTCTCGATTGATTGAAAATGACATTTAGCATCGGTGTACTGTAgtgtttctttctcctcttaTTTCTCCACTTTGAACCTGTTAATTGCTCATGTAAGCTTTATAGATCCGGGTTCGAGCTTCTACCTAATTCTTTTGGGAAAGCACAAAGTAGTTTGTGGATGAATTTAGAGTCAGTACAGAAATTTAATTCAAATTTTGTTATTTATGTGGTCAACTAGCCCAATAATGTGGTATTGCTAAACTTAGGCACCCGTTGGCGCACAGTTTGCAAAGGAATATCAAAACGAACTTAAGTGTTTGTTGCTGACGCATGAAGCAGACATAGGTCGGCGCTCCTCTTTACTccggggctgtttggatacgaggtgctaaactttaacagtgtcatatcggatgttcggatgctaattaggagaactaaacatgagctaattataaaattaattgcagaaccttgtgctaattcgcgagacgaatctattaagcctaattaatccatcattagcaaatggttactgtagcaccatattgtcaaatcatggactaattaggcttaatagattcgtctcgcgaattatactctatctatgcaattagttttgtaattagcttatgtttagtactcctaattagtatccaaacattcgatgtgacaggtgttaaactttaatagggtgttcccaaacaccccctccatCTGTACTTTGTTGAAGTGATAAGGGTGTCATTATTTTCCCCAGCAGGCATCCTCAGTTGCTTTTCAGTGATGGTAAAAAAGGAGTAAAATGTGACTTGTGTTGTTTGGTTCCAGATGAAAGGAAAGGAGATTAACTGAAGAGCGGATTGAGTGTTTGCATGAAGGCTGGAGTTTCAGGAGTTAGTGCATCGCAGTGGGCAGTGTATATTTGATCAAAGTTACAACTGAATGACTGATGCCACGATGTACCTTGCCAATGTCTGACGATCGGCATTCCAGGTACGGTGGGTGCCATGGTTTTGCCATCTGTAGTGATAAAATTAACTGTGGCTACTGGATAATCATCAAGCTTGTCAAGAGTGTGGTGTGTAGTCGATGCTGGATGACATGCCTGATGCTGGCAATCTCTGGGAGAAGGTCATTAACTTATCTGTTCCTAGGAGTAGATGGGTATGTTTGCTCTAACTTGATGCAATTTGGCGATCCAGCTGGTATTTAGCCCCCATTTTCTCTCTTAACCTCAATTTCAACTTGAATAGTTTAGCTGTATCGCTCGCTTTCAATAAGAAAGTTTTGCCGAATCTGAATTCCGTAGTAAAGTTGTTATGCCACTAGAAAGGTCCATCTGTTTTGCTCGTCCCTCCCGAACCAATGTTTTGTCGTAAGATCCATGCCTTCCTTTACTAGGAGTACTTGCCAATGCTTTTCAAGTACATATTGTGGTGAGCTGGATAGCTGGTGGTCTAATGAAGGCAGAATTGAAACACATTGTCTTTACTGAACTACCAACGCTGAGTGCCCTACTAGCAGTACTTGCCTGTGCATTGGTGGTGCCCCTGCTTTGCTGGTCACTTTGATCCCTATTGTTGCAGGCAAAATTTCACTTTGCATAGCTCATCCaagattgaacttgttttttgttttcacCATAGTTGAACTGAGCTTTCGAACGATTTTGCGGACACAAGAATGCCAAATTCTTGCAAACATCATTTGAATTCTCAGCTCCCGGGTTGAAATTTTGTTTGATGTAGGTGTGTCATTTTTGTCTCAGCGGGCATGCGAGATGGCGAGCCATGTGAACGGCACGTTGTGGAACACGTAGTCATCCAGAGTGACATAATGTCGCACTGTAGACGTACGCTTTTCACCGATCTTCATTGCTCGATTTGAAGTGTCGTGTACCTGCATGTTGGGACAAAATAGTGAAAGATAAATGCTGGATCGACTTCACGAATCGATTCTTCCATATATGGTCGATCAGCACACCCATCAAGCCCCCAGTATTGTATACCACCCTCTCAAGTTTCAACAGCCATACACTGCACAGCCAGCCGCACGTCGCGCGCGCCATGGTTGTCGacgtcgccaccgccggcaaCGGCATGCCCGTGCACAGCTACCGGCTGTCGACGGTGGTGCCGGGGTCGGTGACGGGGGAGGCGGTGGACTAcgagctcgccgacgccgacctgCTCCACAAGCTGCACTACCTCCGCGCGGTGCACGTGTTCCGCGccccggcgccgggcgccgccgcggtcacCGTCCGGGACCTCAAGGAGCCAATGTTCCCGTGGCTGGACATGTACTTCCCCGTCAGcggccggctccggcggcgccagGCGGAAGCCGACGGCGAGAaagccgaggcggcggcggggcggccgtACGTGCGGTGCAATGACTGCGGCGTGCGCATCGTGGAGGCGGCGTGCGACGCCACCGTGGACGAGTggctggaggcggaggcggagcgcggCGGGCTGAGCAAGGCGCTGGCCTACGACAAGGTGATCGGGCCGGAGCTCTTCTTCTCGCCGCTGCTCTACGTGCAGGTCATCACCTCTGCATCCCGATTTGGATTTGACTTTTCAAGAACTTAATACGCCTGCTAAAAACATACTAAGGGAGTTCTCCTTAACCAtgttatttgatatcatgagaTGGACGCCACAACAAGGCTAGAAAATGTAGTGACAGCAATTTTGTTTGAACGAATAACACTAGACAGTGCACAAATAACCACCAGTAACGGTTTCTTTTAGCATATGTTTGTACAAATTGAAGTTTTATTAGCTAGTCTACTCGATAATACCTAAGTTCCTTGTTAGTAGGCATATCGGAATGTAAAAGGGTCTTTAGAACTATGATTCGGCCATCATTGTTTCTTATAATATATCACCAAttgctaaaaaaaaatcaatgtcaTATTAAAAAGATATTTGAAATATGATATAACTTTAATATACTAAGCATGTATATAATTTCActaattattggtcaaaaaCTTTGAAACTTGAGTTTTCAAAGCCCTAATACACGTGCTAAAAATGAACTAATGGAGTACGCCTTAAAATGTTAATACCCTTCtatataaacttgatcaaacttaTAATAGTTTAACTTAGGACAAATCACTAACTAGTGCCTTCTCTCTCTAATAGAGACACTAACCGCTGCAGAGTACAACGATCTTTAAGTTTCAGAACATGGCGCATGTAAAAGTGAAATTACGACTTTGTCCTTCTCTACCGTACCAAAAATCTTGAAGCATGCATGTTCTCATAGCAATTGATTTTTTTCTGGCCCACCAACTTATGAAAGGAACAGGGGAAAAGGTACAATGAAttgaagatacatgcatgtacagCAAACCTTCAATGCTGATATGCAACCTTCGTTGACATTGAACGACAATCAACCACGCCTTATAACATGAGAAGGACTGAAGGAGGGAATCACAAATATAAATAGTTTTATGTTTGTCATAAGCCATTTTTAAAAAAGTATTTATCCCAAGTCAAACTTATTTAGTTTTCACCATTAGTATCTAAAATACAATTAGTTATGCTAATGCTATAAGTTTGATGCTATAATATTCTTTGattattttatattaaaaaagagtGCAACAGTGAATAAAGACGATAACATACCATAAAACTAACAAAGACAAGCATCAACAACTAAACGGTACCATAACCACCTGGCCTTGACACCCTTTGTAAAAGTACCGCTCTTCCTAGCCACAACTCCATGATGCTCACAGATTTAATTACCATGGTAAATAATATCATAGTGTATAAtgttttttaataaaatatacaAATTGTTATCGAAATTGCACCTTATAGACCATGTTATTAATGTCCTAAATTGCTTAGGTCCTAAATTGGGCTATTATTGCCattaaacttttttttgaagtaaaatTGGCATTAAACTCAAAGTGGCAAGTGATTAACAGGTCACCAGCTTCAAGTGCGGCGGGATGGCCCTCGGCTTCACGTGGGCGCACCTCATCGGCGAcatcccctccgccgccgcctgcttcaGCACGTGGGCCCAGCTCTTCAGCGGCAAGAAGCCCCCGGCACCCACCCTGCGGGACCCACTAGCCCGGCCTCCGTCAGCCGCCGCACCTGCTGGCGTGACGGCCCCACCGTCGGTCaaggccaccgccgcgcccgtcgGCGACCACTGGGCGGTCCCCATCACCCGCGACATGGTGCCCTTCTCCTTCCACGTCACCGAGCAGCAGCTCGAGGGCCTTCAGCTCGGCCGCCAGGTGGGCACGTTCGAGCTGGTCGTGGCGCTGATGTGGCGCGCGCTGGCCGCGATCCGGGGccccgacgaggaggaggcgacgcGCACGGTGACCGTCGTGAGAACCACCAACCCGGtgccggcgacgagcggcggccgcCTGGGGCTAACCAACGAGCACCGGATCGGCCACGTCATCGCGGTCggcccgtcgtcgccggcggcggccgacgtcTCGAAGCTGGCTGCGCTGCTGGCCGGCGCGCGCCTCAAAGGGGTCGGCGCAgtcgcggccgcggcgctggcgggggcggaggacgCCGACGTGGTCGTGTACGGTGCCAACCTGACGTTCGTGGACGCCGAAAGCCTGGACGTGTACGGGCTGGAGCTCGGGGCGTGGCGCCCCGCGCACGTGGAGTACGCCGTGGACGGTGTcggtgacggcggcgcggccgtcgtgcaccgcgacgccggcgggcggggccgcgCCATCGCGGGCGTCGTGCGCCGAGGCGAGGCGGACCGCCTCCGCGCTGCTCTGCGTGACGCGCTGCGCGTTGCTTGATGATCGAGCTATGTTGCCTTTCAGGTCGAATAAAGAATAATCTTGCAGGCAGTTTATTATCCCATGCTAGTTCATTGGAATCTACTGTAACAGAACCGTGTCTTCAAGGTTTTCAAGTTTGAACTTCGAACTTGTAAATCTAATGCGTGTTATGAACTTTTGATAATATGAATTTGCTATGTTTACTATGAATCTGCCATTTCAAATGCGtcttacaaaaataaaataCTTCTCTTTCAAGTAAAGTGGGCAGGAACCATATCATTGTGGTCCTAAAATGCGCTGGTCCGGCTAGAACCTAGAAGATACAAGAAAAGCATCACTTGATATACACCCTTGCTCTTCTTGCAAGAAACGTACAAAGGGTGTCCTCAGCTCGCACTCTTCTGCCACTACAAAAGAAAGGAACATGGACTCAATTCGCGGCTTTGTGTAATCAAGATTGTTGGGCATACACTGGCCAAGCTCCCCATGCCACACAGCCGGCCAGGAACAAGCATATTCTTGGGTATTTGGCTCCAATAGACCAAGCATTCATCCAATCTAAAGGTATGCACGAATACTTATAGGCTTAATTATATATAGCTCTTTGATTAATTAATTGCACTCCTTTATCATTTCCCTTGATTCCTCTGCGTGAAATGAAACATATTCTTTAGATTGATAATGTAACGTTTTGTACCTTCCGTGTTTTTCATCCGTGTCAAACTTTTGGGACAAAAAATATAGATACGTTGGGTTAATCCTTAGCTTTTACATGAAGTGAGGATGAAAGTATAAAAGAGATGGTATGCGTATGTGAATCTCTTCCACTTGGGTTGGGAGCTGGACCATAAGACGATTTGTTACCTAAACCTAGGTATGGATTCGGATAAGATACGTATGAAATCGAATTCGGATAGCACTTTTTTACCACATTTTAATTCGAATTCGAATACGGATAATGTTGGATACGGATAAGTTTTAGATGGCTTCATTGGGTACTTTATTCTTTGCGGATACAGATAATGTcggatatttcatatttttgtcgaATACGAATTTGCAACCGGATAGAGAGAAATACTGAAAATCGAATCTGGATACATCCATTTGACATCCACATTAAAGACGAATACGAATATGGATATCCATATTGATATTTTTAGTGGATACGAATTCGGATAATTCGGATTTCCAGACATTCATATCCATCCCTACCTAAACCTCTTCCCCTAGGTGAAGAACCATGATGGAGCGTTACACGTGCTAGTTTCCTCATCTACATGAGGAAATCTATATCTCCTATATAGAAGCACCCCACTACAAAGCATTGATTTCTATTTCTCTCAAACCTCAGCGAGCCACATCATCCACATTGTTTTAACCATCCGATTGTTTTCTCAGCCCCTCTTCTTTACTCAGCACCTTGGCAGATCAAGAGCCTCCCCTCTTCTTTACTCAACACCTTGCCAGATCAAGAGCCTCTTCTTTACTCAGCACAGATCAAGAGACCACCACA containing:
- the LOC117859834 gene encoding protein ECERIFERUM 2, producing MVVDVATAGNGMPVHSYRLSTVVPGSVTGEAVDYELADADLLHKLHYLRAVHVFRAPAPGAAAVTVRDLKEPMFPWLDMYFPVSGRLRRRQAEADGEKAEAAAGRPYVRCNDCGVRIVEAACDATVDEWLEAEAERGGLSKALAYDKVIGPELFFSPLLYVQVTSFKCGGMALGFTWAHLIGDIPSAAACFSTWAQLFSGKKPPAPTLRDPLARPPSAAAPAGVTAPPSVKATAAPVGDHWAVPITRDMVPFSFHVTEQQLEGLQLGRQVGTFELVVALMWRALAAIRGPDEEEATRTVTVVRTTNPVPATSGGRLGLTNEHRIGHVIAVGPSSPAAADVSKLAALLAGARLKGVGAVAAAALAGAEDADVVVYGANLTFVDAESLDVYGLELGAWRPAHVEYAVDGVGDGGAAVVHRDAGGRGRAIAGVVRRGEADRLRAALRDALRVA